A region from the Lolium perenne isolate Kyuss_39 chromosome 4, Kyuss_2.0, whole genome shotgun sequence genome encodes:
- the LOC127294354 gene encoding putative F-box/FBD/LRR-repeat protein At3g49030 isoform X3 — protein sequence MSHCDGEIPAKRPKLSDGGDGCSEDRLSALPEDILINIVLRLANAAVAARTSVLSSRWRRLWALLPQILFRSSTGPHGIRAALLSHEAPVLLRLVVDLRDASPESVAVWLPIAAHRLHGDLFLVNVVRQNERGHEAAEGGAFELPCFEKATSISLVLGYLGLSVPPLGVFAVLTSLFMSCVKLHGNFAVHSDSLLEIDLKHLHGLEQLTVMAPALKRLCVICCLSKPSSTANISAPQLVSLEWAGYYDPRFTQLGKMDNLQRLRTSAFLVYGQHDFGHELNSNSLRLIRRFELIPRLSFMLIYVPNIANTQYLMKDITRLPNIAHMTLTIKPEGHFFGASVFHVLKMCTGVRKLVLTLISAAHHPEVQTACPSACVCNQQSNWKTEGLVLNRLRAVEILNLRGTEHEAALVKRLFDWATVLKKVTVTFHRSVAESTAKEFWQILRTFSRPEIRMKGPHFAQRRGDVI from the exons ATGTCGCACTGCGACGGGGAGATCCCCGCCAAGCGACCCAAGCTCTCCGATGGCGGCGACGGCTGCAGCGAGGACCGCCTCAGCGCGCTTCCCGAAGACATTCTCATCAACATCGTCCTCAGGCTCGCCAACGCCGCCGTCGCGGCGCGGACCAGCGTCCTGTCCAGTCGCTGGCGCCGCCTCTGGGCGCTGCTCCCGCAAATCCTGTTTCGCTCCTCCACTGGTCCCCACGGCATCCGCGCCGCCCTCCTATCCCACGAAGCGCCGGTCCTGCTCCGCCTCGTCGTCGACTTACGGGACGCCTCTCCTGAGTCTGTCGCGGTCTGGCTTCCAATCGCCGCGCACCGCCTCCACGGCGATCTGTTCCTCGTCAACGTGGTGCGGCAGAACGAGAGGGGGCACGAGGCCGCGGAAGGAGGCGCCTTTGAGCTGCCCTGCTTCGAGAAGGCCACCTCGATCAGCCTGGTACTAGGGTATCTCGGCCTCTCGGTGCCACCATTAGGCGTATTCGCCGTACTCACCAGCCTCTTCATGTCTTGCGTCAAGCTACATG GCAACTTTGCAGTCCACTCGGATTCTCTTCTAGAAATCGACCTGAAGCATCTGCATGGCTTGGAGCAGCTCACTGTCATGGCGCCGGCACTCAAACGGTTATGTGTCATCTGCTGTCTTTCTAAACCTTCCAGTACTGCAAACATCTCCGCCCCTCAGCTGGTGTCCCTCGAGTGGGCGGGTTATTATGATCCAAGATTCACGCAGCTCGGCAAGATGGACAATCTACAGCGGCTGCGCACATCCGCTTTTCTTGTGTATGGACAGCATGACTTTGGACATGAACTGAATAGCAATTCTCTGAGGCTTATACGGCGCTTTGAGCTCATCCCAAGACTCAGTTTCATGCTTATCTATGTGCCG AACATTGCTAACACACAGTACCTGATGAAAGACATTACAAGGCTCCCGAACATTGCACACATGACCCTGACTATAAAGCCAGAAGGACATTTCTTTGGAGCCAGTGTGTTCCATGTTCTCAAGATGTGTACTGGTGTCAGAAAGCTTGTACTTACACTTATTAGCGCAGCTCACCACCCCGAG GTACAGACTGCATGCCCATCAGCTTGTGTTTGCAATCAGCAATCAAACTGGAAAACCGAGGGACTTGTACTGAATCGCCTTCGAGCAGTAGAAATCCTTAACTTGAGAGGAACTGAACATGAAGCTGCTCTTGTGAAACGGTTATTTGATTGGGCAACAGTGCTAAAAAAGGTGACAGTAACTTTCCATCGATCAGTCGCTGAAAGCACCGCCAAGGAGTTCTGGCAGATACTACGAACCTTCTCTAGGCCAGAAATACGTATGAAGGGGCCCCATTTTGCCCAACGGCGTGGTGACGTTATCTAA
- the LOC127294354 gene encoding putative F-box/FBD/LRR-repeat protein At3g49030 isoform X1, whose amino-acid sequence MSHCDGEIPAKRPKLSDGGDGCSEDRLSALPEDILINIVLRLANAAVAARTSVLSSRWRRLWALLPQILFRSSTGPHGIRAALLSHEAPVLLRLVVDLRDASPESVAVWLPIAAHRLHGDLFLVNVVRQNERGHEAAEGGAFELPCFEKATSISLVLGYLGLSVPPLGVFAVLTSLFMSCVKLHGPCSLGDAVSSARCPALRKLTVYHAWGLGNFAVHSDSLLEIDLKHLHGLEQLTVMAPALKRLCVICCLSKPSSTANISAPQLVSLEWAGYYDPRFTQLGKMDNLQRLRTSAFLVYGQHDFGHELNSNSLRLIRRFELIPRLSFMLIYVPNIANTQYLMKDITRLPNIAHMTLTIKPEGHFFGASVFHVLKMCTGVRKLVLTLISAAHHPEVQTACPSACVCNQQSNWKTEGLVLNRLRAVEILNLRGTEHEAALVKRLFDWATVLKKVTVTFHRSVAESTAKEFWQILRTFSRPEIRMKGPHFAQRRGDVI is encoded by the exons ATGTCGCACTGCGACGGGGAGATCCCCGCCAAGCGACCCAAGCTCTCCGATGGCGGCGACGGCTGCAGCGAGGACCGCCTCAGCGCGCTTCCCGAAGACATTCTCATCAACATCGTCCTCAGGCTCGCCAACGCCGCCGTCGCGGCGCGGACCAGCGTCCTGTCCAGTCGCTGGCGCCGCCTCTGGGCGCTGCTCCCGCAAATCCTGTTTCGCTCCTCCACTGGTCCCCACGGCATCCGCGCCGCCCTCCTATCCCACGAAGCGCCGGTCCTGCTCCGCCTCGTCGTCGACTTACGGGACGCCTCTCCTGAGTCTGTCGCGGTCTGGCTTCCAATCGCCGCGCACCGCCTCCACGGCGATCTGTTCCTCGTCAACGTGGTGCGGCAGAACGAGAGGGGGCACGAGGCCGCGGAAGGAGGCGCCTTTGAGCTGCCCTGCTTCGAGAAGGCCACCTCGATCAGCCTGGTACTAGGGTATCTCGGCCTCTCGGTGCCACCATTAGGCGTATTCGCCGTACTCACCAGCCTCTTCATGTCTTGCGTCAAGCTACATGGTCCGTGCTCTCTCGGTGATGCTGTCTCCTCGGCACGCTGCCCGGCCTTACGGAAACTCACCGTGTATCATGCCTGGGGTCTAGGCAACTTTGCAGTCCACTCGGATTCTCTTCTAGAAATCGACCTGAAGCATCTGCATGGCTTGGAGCAGCTCACTGTCATGGCGCCGGCACTCAAACGGTTATGTGTCATCTGCTGTCTTTCTAAACCTTCCAGTACTGCAAACATCTCCGCCCCTCAGCTGGTGTCCCTCGAGTGGGCGGGTTATTATGATCCAAGATTCACGCAGCTCGGCAAGATGGACAATCTACAGCGGCTGCGCACATCCGCTTTTCTTGTGTATGGACAGCATGACTTTGGACATGAACTGAATAGCAATTCTCTGAGGCTTATACGGCGCTTTGAGCTCATCCCAAGACTCAGTTTCATGCTTATCTATGTGCCG AACATTGCTAACACACAGTACCTGATGAAAGACATTACAAGGCTCCCGAACATTGCACACATGACCCTGACTATAAAGCCAGAAGGACATTTCTTTGGAGCCAGTGTGTTCCATGTTCTCAAGATGTGTACTGGTGTCAGAAAGCTTGTACTTACACTTATTAGCGCAGCTCACCACCCCGAG GTACAGACTGCATGCCCATCAGCTTGTGTTTGCAATCAGCAATCAAACTGGAAAACCGAGGGACTTGTACTGAATCGCCTTCGAGCAGTAGAAATCCTTAACTTGAGAGGAACTGAACATGAAGCTGCTCTTGTGAAACGGTTATTTGATTGGGCAACAGTGCTAAAAAAGGTGACAGTAACTTTCCATCGATCAGTCGCTGAAAGCACCGCCAAGGAGTTCTGGCAGATACTACGAACCTTCTCTAGGCCAGAAATACGTATGAAGGGGCCCCATTTTGCCCAACGGCGTGGTGACGTTATCTAA
- the LOC127294354 gene encoding putative F-box/FBD/LRR-repeat protein At3g49030 isoform X2, with amino-acid sequence MSHCDGEIPAKRPKLSDGGDGCSEDRLSALPEDILINIVLRLANAAVAARTSVLSSRWRRLWALLPQILFRSSTGPHGIRAALLSHEAPVLLRLVVDLRDASPESVAVWLPIAAHRLHGDLFLVNVVRQNERGHEAAEGGAFELPCFEKATSISLVLGYLGLSVPPLGVFAVLTSLFMSCVKLHGPCSLGDAVSSARCPALRKLTVYHAWGLGNFAVHSDSLLEIDLKHLHGLEQLTVMAPALKRLCVICCLSKPSSTANISAPQLVSLEWAGYYDPRFTQLGKMDNLQRLRTSAFLVYGQHDFGHELNSNSLRLIRRFELIPRLSFMLIYVPNIANTQYLMKDITRLPNIAHMTLTIKPEGHFFGASVFHVLKMCTGVRKLVLTLISAAHHPETACPSACVCNQQSNWKTEGLVLNRLRAVEILNLRGTEHEAALVKRLFDWATVLKKVTVTFHRSVAESTAKEFWQILRTFSRPEIRMKGPHFAQRRGDVI; translated from the exons ATGTCGCACTGCGACGGGGAGATCCCCGCCAAGCGACCCAAGCTCTCCGATGGCGGCGACGGCTGCAGCGAGGACCGCCTCAGCGCGCTTCCCGAAGACATTCTCATCAACATCGTCCTCAGGCTCGCCAACGCCGCCGTCGCGGCGCGGACCAGCGTCCTGTCCAGTCGCTGGCGCCGCCTCTGGGCGCTGCTCCCGCAAATCCTGTTTCGCTCCTCCACTGGTCCCCACGGCATCCGCGCCGCCCTCCTATCCCACGAAGCGCCGGTCCTGCTCCGCCTCGTCGTCGACTTACGGGACGCCTCTCCTGAGTCTGTCGCGGTCTGGCTTCCAATCGCCGCGCACCGCCTCCACGGCGATCTGTTCCTCGTCAACGTGGTGCGGCAGAACGAGAGGGGGCACGAGGCCGCGGAAGGAGGCGCCTTTGAGCTGCCCTGCTTCGAGAAGGCCACCTCGATCAGCCTGGTACTAGGGTATCTCGGCCTCTCGGTGCCACCATTAGGCGTATTCGCCGTACTCACCAGCCTCTTCATGTCTTGCGTCAAGCTACATGGTCCGTGCTCTCTCGGTGATGCTGTCTCCTCGGCACGCTGCCCGGCCTTACGGAAACTCACCGTGTATCATGCCTGGGGTCTAGGCAACTTTGCAGTCCACTCGGATTCTCTTCTAGAAATCGACCTGAAGCATCTGCATGGCTTGGAGCAGCTCACTGTCATGGCGCCGGCACTCAAACGGTTATGTGTCATCTGCTGTCTTTCTAAACCTTCCAGTACTGCAAACATCTCCGCCCCTCAGCTGGTGTCCCTCGAGTGGGCGGGTTATTATGATCCAAGATTCACGCAGCTCGGCAAGATGGACAATCTACAGCGGCTGCGCACATCCGCTTTTCTTGTGTATGGACAGCATGACTTTGGACATGAACTGAATAGCAATTCTCTGAGGCTTATACGGCGCTTTGAGCTCATCCCAAGACTCAGTTTCATGCTTATCTATGTGCCG AACATTGCTAACACACAGTACCTGATGAAAGACATTACAAGGCTCCCGAACATTGCACACATGACCCTGACTATAAAGCCAGAAGGACATTTCTTTGGAGCCAGTGTGTTCCATGTTCTCAAGATGTGTACTGGTGTCAGAAAGCTTGTACTTACACTTATTAGCGCAGCTCACCACCCCGAG ACTGCATGCCCATCAGCTTGTGTTTGCAATCAGCAATCAAACTGGAAAACCGAGGGACTTGTACTGAATCGCCTTCGAGCAGTAGAAATCCTTAACTTGAGAGGAACTGAACATGAAGCTGCTCTTGTGAAACGGTTATTTGATTGGGCAACAGTGCTAAAAAAGGTGACAGTAACTTTCCATCGATCAGTCGCTGAAAGCACCGCCAAGGAGTTCTGGCAGATACTACGAACCTTCTCTAGGCCAGAAATACGTATGAAGGGGCCCCATTTTGCCCAACGGCGTGGTGACGTTATCTAA